The segment CGGAATGTCGACACCCATCAAACGTGGCATGACTCGTTGGAACTCCTAGCCCTGGCGCTGCTTGTGACGCGGATTTTGGCACACGACGAACACCACGCCGCGGCGGCGAACGATTTTGCAGTTTTCGCAGACTCTTTTGACGCTGGCGCGAATCTTCATATCGCTAGACCGGACGGGTTGC is part of the Planctomycetia bacterium genome and harbors:
- the rpmJ gene encoding 50S ribosomal protein L36 — protein: MKIRASVKRVCENCKIVRRRGVVFVVCQNPRHKQRQG